In a genomic window of Neoarius graeffei isolate fNeoGra1 chromosome 13, fNeoGra1.pri, whole genome shotgun sequence:
- the taf13 gene encoding transcription initiation factor TFIID subunit 13, whose product MAEEDDDPGFDEEMDEGGNGVDAGHGRRKRLFSKELRCMMYGFGDDQNPYTESVDILEDLVIEFITEMTHKAMSIGRQGRVQVEDIVFLIRKDPRKFARVKDLLTMNEELKRARKAFDEANYGS is encoded by the coding sequence AGGAGATGGATGAAGGGGGAAACGGTGTGGATGCGGGTCACGGCAGAAGAAAGAGACTTTTCTCGAAAGAGCTTCGCTGTATGATGTATGGCTTCGGCGACGACCAGAATCCGTACACAGAGTCTGTGGATATTCTGGAGGACCTCGTGATCGAGTTCATCACGGAGATGACCCACAAAGCCATGTCCATCGGACGCCAGGGCCGAGTTCAGGTCGAGGACATCGTCTTCCTCATCCGGAAAGACCCGAGAAAGTTTGCGAGGGTGAAAGATCTGTTGACGATGAACGAGGAGCTCAAGAGAGCCCGCAAAGCCTTTGACGAGGCTAATTATGGCTCCTGA